ACCCGGCCGCGTCCCACCCATCGACATGCCTCCCGGTGACATCGAGGACCTCTATGATGCCCACGCCCCGGCGTTGTTCGCGTTCCTCCTGAACTTCACCCGGGACGAATCCGATACCCGCGACGCCCTTCAGGAACTGTTTCGGCGCCTCGCCGCCCGACCCTCCCTCCTCGCCGGAGTTCGCGACGCCCGCGGCTTCCTCCTTCGCCTGGCCCACAATCTGGCCGTCGATGGGATCCGCCGCCGCGACGCCCGCCGCCGCGCCCACGACGCCCTCGCCGCCCAGCCGGCCGAACTCTTCGCCCCATCCACCAATCCCACCGACGAGGATCTACGGGCCCTCATCACCGAAGCCCTCGACGAACTTCCGCCCGATCAACGCGTCGTCCTCCAGCTCAAGCTCTGGGAAGACCTCACCTTCGACGCCATCGCCCACGTCCTCGACATCCCTCTCAACACCGCCGCCAGCCGGTACCGCTACGCCATGGACAAACTTCGCGCCCGGCTGCGTCCCCTCCACGACGCACTGCGCTGATCCCCGTGACCGCCATGAAACCCGACCGCCCGCCCCGCCCGCTCGACGACCTCGAGCGTCTGCTGCTCCGGCAGTCCTTCCGCCTGCCCCCGCGCGAATGGCGCGATGCCATCCTCAACGACGTCCGCTCCTTCGCTCCCGCACCGGCCGCCCAACCCGCGTCCGCCCGCCTCAAGCCTGCCTCCCTGCTGCGCCTGCTCCGCGCCTTGGGCGGCTCCGCCTGGTCCGCCGCCATCGCCGCCTGGCTCCTCGTCGTCGCACTCAACCACTACGCCTCGCCGTCGCGTTCCCTCGACCGCCCCCCAATGCCGCCCCTGGCCCCCGCCACCGTCGCCGATCTCCGCCAGCAGCGGCTCGAACTCATGGCCGCCCTCAACGCCGAACCCGTCTTCGCCCCAAGCCAGCCCGCCAGCCCCCGGCGTCCCAGCGCCGCCCTCCCCCCAACCCGCCACCGCCGGCACCTGGCCTGACACCTCCGCTCATGAACCCTGAATTCAGGCGAATCTTGAATCGCGAATGGCGAATCGAGAACCCGTTTCACGCCCGCCTGATGCATTCCAACGCCCGAATCCCCTCCTCCCCATGACCCTCCAACGCTACCTCACCGGACTCGCCGACCGACGCTGGCTTTCCGGACACGCCCTGCTCCCCAACCGCCCCCGGCCCGATCATTCCCTGCCCCCCGTCGCCATCCTCATCCAGGCACTGCCACCCCTCCTCCTCGCTCTCGCCATCGGAGCCATCCTGGCCGCGGC
Above is a genomic segment from Verrucomicrobiia bacterium containing:
- a CDS encoding sigma-70 family RNA polymerase sigma factor produces the protein MPPGDIEDLYDAHAPALFAFLLNFTRDESDTRDALQELFRRLAARPSLLAGVRDARGFLLRLAHNLAVDGIRRRDARRRAHDALAAQPAELFAPSTNPTDEDLRALITEALDELPPDQRVVLQLKLWEDLTFDAIAHVLDIPLNTAASRYRYAMDKLRARLRPLHDALR